A window of Nocardia arthritidis genomic DNA:
GCTTCACCGACCGCCTACTCGACCCCAACGAATATCTGAAGGAGGTGCGCGGCGTCACCGATATTCCGGCGATGCTGCGCGGTTTCACCGGCCGGATCCTCGACTTCCAGCCGGACTCCTGGACCACCCACGTCTCCGGTCATCCGCCGGGCGCGCTGCTGTTCTTCGTGCTGCTGGACCGGGTCGGCCTCGTCGGCGGCGCCTGGGCGGCCGTCGCCTGCCTGCTGATCGGCTGTAGCGCCGTGCTCGCGGTGGCGGTGACGCTGCGTGCGCTCGGCGCCGAGGATCGGGCCAGGGCTGCGCTGCCGTTCCTGGTGCTCGCGCCGGCCGCCATCTGGATCGCGGTATCGGCGGACGCCGTCTTCGCGGGCGTCACCGCGTGGGCGGTGGCGCTGCTCGCCTGCGCCACCAGCGAAAAGCCAAGGGTGGTAATGGCATTGGCGTCTGGAGCGCTCTTCGGGCTCGGTATCTACCTGAACTACGGCCTGGTGCTGATGGCGCTGCCCGCCGCCGCTGTGCTGTTGTCGCGCCGGGCGCTGTGGCCGGTATTCCCGGCGCTGGTGGGCGCGCTGCTGGTGGTGGCGGCCTTCACCATCGCCGGATTCTGGTGGCTCGACGGCTATCACCTTGTGGTGCAACGGTATTACCAGGGCATCGCGAGCGAGCGCCCGTTCGGGTACTGGTGGTGGGGCAATCTGGCCGCCACCGTGTGCGCGGTCGGGCTGGCGACACCGGCCGCGCTGCCCCGGGTGTTGACGCGGAATACGTTGCGCGCCTTGAATCCGGCGGCATTACTTGTCGCGGCGAGCCTCGCCGCCATCCTGGCCGCGGACGCGAGCGGGCTGAGCAAGGCGGAAACCGAACGGATCTGGCTGCCGTTCACCGTCTGGCTGCTCGCCGCCACCGCTTTCCTCCCCCGGCCCGCCGCCCGCGCCTGGCTGGCGGTGCAGGCGGCGGGCGCGCTGCTGCTCGTCCATCTCATCCTCACGAATTGGTAAGGGGCCATGGCCATTCTGGTTGCCGACGACGATCCGGTGGTACGCGAGGTCGTGCGCCGCTATCTGGAGCGCGACGGGCTTTCCGTCGTCGAAACCGGGGATGGGCCGACCACTTTGGCCGCCCTGGCGGAGCGCGGTGCGGAGGTCGAGCTGGCCGTGCTCGATGTGATGATGCCCGCGCCCGACGGCATCGAGATCTGCCGCGCGGTGCGCTCGGGCCCGCGCCCCGGCACGCCGATCATCCTGCTCACCGCGCTGGGGGAGGAGGACGATCGGGTGATCGGCCTGGAGGCGGGCGCCGACGATTACGTCACCAAACCGTTCAGCCCGCGCGAACTCGCGCTGCGGGTGGCCTCGGTGCTGCGGCGGTCGACACGGGCCGAACCGCCCGAGACGCCGCAACAGGTTCTGCGCGACGGCCCCATCGAGGTGCGCCCCGCGGCCCGGCTCGCGCTGATCGACGGTGCGCCCGCGGAATTGACGCCGCGCGAATTCGACCTGCTGATCTTCCTGCTGAATCATCCGGGGCAGGTGTTCAGCCGCGAGGACCTGCTCGCCCAGGTGTGGGGCTGGGAATTCGGCGACCTGTCCACGGTCACCGTGCACATCAAACGCCTGCGCGCCAAGCTGGGCGGGCGGCACCGCATCGAGACCGTGTGGGGCCGCGGTTATGTGTGGGCGCGCAACGGATCCGAGAAGGAAGCGTGAAATGGCCG
This region includes:
- a CDS encoding response regulator transcription factor, which produces MAILVADDDPVVREVVRRYLERDGLSVVETGDGPTTLAALAERGAEVELAVLDVMMPAPDGIEICRAVRSGPRPGTPIILLTALGEEDDRVIGLEAGADDYVTKPFSPRELALRVASVLRRSTRAEPPETPQQVLRDGPIEVRPAARLALIDGAPAELTPREFDLLIFLLNHPGQVFSREDLLAQVWGWEFGDLSTVTVHIKRLRAKLGGRHRIETVWGRGYVWARNGSEKEA